In the Maribacter sp. MJ134 genome, one interval contains:
- a CDS encoding PQQ-dependent sugar dehydrogenase, with amino-acid sequence MKNIRSWHKHSIFIAFFLIINLVLAQTDVAYQEAFPNISFNFPVEMQGSVDGSNRIFVVEQPGIIKVFPNDRNVSSGQVDTYLDISSTVSYSSGQEIGLLGLAFHPNYASNGFVFVYYIDRPSNYRINIARYTVSQTNPNVLDTATGTIIAQFTKNQGDSNHNGGKIAFGPDGYLYISIGDGGGGGDPQGNGQNLNTVFGSLLRIDIDLDGNNPTETNPESPSGNYEIPSDNPRVGLSGLDELYAWGIRNTWKFSFDSSGNLWGADVGQNTYEEINLITRGGNYGWNRFEANAQPSYGSGTTLASSPDVKPILFYDHSAGDVSITGGYKYRGSLSNSSLQDRYIYGDYVSGRVWGLSYNSSAGATSNDLLFKTNGQFISSFGEDENGELYFLDYGSSVKVYRITGDNSDPEPTTVAVNGIGSWLNAGTNSVNGVVETIANDGADTFYVGGLFSQASGLTVSNLATYNKATGWSTFGSGTNGKVSSIAIADNGTVYVGGEFSIIDGVSVSNIAFWDGSNWNSMNGGTNGPVSKIKIDSNNTVYVGGAFETAGGINVNNIARWSSGNWSALNDATNGVAGTNNEIRSIAFDESDNLYIGGNFDTAGGNSAPRLAIWNGSNWSTLGNGTSGFVQGILIRPEYIYVGGNFSLAGSETVNRIARWNRNTAAWESLNNGLSGSANSLAHDGTYLYVGGTFETASDITNVNEIMNNIARYSDTNGWEALGKNTTVGVGTAINALCFSTDDLSLYAGGNFTSTGEISAKNVGIWNIDKECITSSITPEYEINGNLANGENQINIAENSSFSLGIVQDLYFQITLPDNSTVNGTYSISSTSSNNSGTYTITSTEGCIETFILNVKLNPNVDEDNDGIINSNDICSNTPSGEAVDADGCSESQLDTDGDGVNNSNDNCPNTPVGAIVSSDGCEITSLPVNQFSITSNGNSCVTTTNGRINVVSKSTGLYTAHLITIDESDSFQFTDSLEIEGLVAGEYTLCITAQDYSDYENCSKIVITAPQALEVDSVLDNELELNSVTLKMSGGSKYSISLNGRMTETEADEITLILDEDVNTIKVSTGLTCQGIYEETIVLKNTVILYPNPATDFVAIDLSHINLETVRISLYSESGVQLSSDQFVTTEGTATLNTSSLAKGIYFIRVKNEEMDKALKLIKL; translated from the coding sequence ATGAAGAACATCCGTAGCTGGCATAAGCATTCTATTTTTATTGCTTTCTTTTTGATAATAAACTTAGTGCTAGCTCAAACTGACGTAGCTTACCAAGAAGCTTTTCCTAATATCTCATTTAATTTTCCCGTAGAAATGCAGGGTTCTGTAGATGGGTCCAACAGAATTTTTGTTGTTGAACAACCCGGAATAATAAAGGTTTTTCCTAATGACAGGAATGTATCTTCAGGCCAAGTAGACACATATCTAGATATTTCTTCAACGGTATCCTATAGCTCCGGACAGGAAATAGGACTTTTGGGGTTGGCGTTTCATCCAAATTACGCCTCTAACGGATTTGTCTTTGTTTATTATATAGATCGGCCAAGTAACTACAGAATTAATATTGCCCGCTATACAGTAAGCCAAACTAACCCAAATGTTTTAGATACCGCTACGGGAACAATTATAGCTCAATTCACAAAAAACCAAGGAGATTCTAACCATAATGGTGGTAAAATTGCCTTTGGACCAGATGGATATCTCTATATATCAATTGGTGATGGTGGCGGTGGCGGTGACCCCCAAGGCAACGGTCAAAATCTAAATACTGTTTTTGGTAGCTTATTGCGTATAGATATTGATTTGGACGGAAATAATCCCACAGAAACAAATCCAGAATCGCCAAGCGGTAATTATGAAATTCCGAGTGATAATCCCAGAGTAGGACTCTCCGGACTGGACGAATTGTATGCATGGGGAATTAGGAATACGTGGAAATTCTCATTTGATTCCAGTGGTAATTTATGGGGTGCGGATGTGGGTCAAAACACTTACGAAGAAATTAATTTAATTACCAGAGGTGGCAACTATGGTTGGAATCGTTTTGAAGCAAACGCCCAACCCAGTTATGGGTCTGGCACTACCTTAGCAAGTTCACCAGACGTTAAACCCATTTTATTCTACGATCACAGTGCAGGTGATGTTTCTATAACCGGGGGGTACAAATACCGGGGTAGCCTAAGCAATTCCTCTCTACAGGATAGATATATCTATGGTGACTATGTATCAGGCAGAGTATGGGGTCTTTCTTATAACAGCTCCGCGGGAGCTACAAGTAATGATTTACTTTTTAAAACAAACGGCCAGTTTATTTCTTCCTTTGGAGAGGATGAAAATGGTGAACTATATTTTTTAGACTACGGAAGCAGTGTAAAAGTTTATAGAATTACGGGTGATAACTCCGACCCAGAACCTACAACCGTAGCAGTAAATGGTATCGGCTCCTGGTTAAATGCAGGAACAAATTCAGTAAACGGTGTTGTAGAAACCATAGCGAACGATGGTGCCGACACATTTTATGTCGGAGGACTATTCTCGCAAGCATCTGGACTCACCGTTTCCAACTTAGCAACATATAATAAAGCAACCGGATGGTCTACCTTCGGTTCTGGAACAAATGGCAAGGTTTCTTCGATTGCCATTGCGGATAATGGTACAGTCTATGTTGGGGGAGAGTTTTCAATCATTGATGGTGTTTCAGTTTCAAATATAGCATTTTGGGATGGTAGCAATTGGAATTCCATGAACGGAGGCACGAACGGTCCGGTTTCTAAGATTAAAATAGACTCTAATAATACGGTTTATGTTGGTGGTGCTTTTGAAACGGCTGGCGGAATTAACGTTAACAATATTGCCCGTTGGTCCAGTGGCAATTGGTCTGCCTTAAACGATGCTACGAATGGCGTAGCCGGTACCAATAACGAAATTAGATCTATAGCCTTTGATGAGAGCGATAACCTTTATATAGGTGGAAATTTTGATACTGCTGGTGGTAATAGTGCGCCCAGGTTGGCGATATGGAACGGAAGTAATTGGTCTACGCTTGGTAATGGCACTAGTGGTTTTGTGCAAGGAATTCTAATTAGACCGGAATATATTTATGTCGGTGGCAATTTTAGTCTGGCAGGTTCGGAAACCGTTAATAGAATTGCACGTTGGAATAGAAACACAGCTGCTTGGGAATCCCTGAACAATGGACTAAGTGGAAGTGCAAACTCTCTAGCACATGACGGCACCTATCTTTATGTGGGAGGAACCTTCGAAACCGCATCAGATATCACTAATGTAAACGAGATAATGAACAACATAGCCCGTTATAGCGATACAAATGGATGGGAAGCTCTTGGAAAAAACACAACCGTCGGTGTAGGAACCGCTATCAATGCACTCTGCTTTAGTACTGATGATTTATCCCTGTATGCAGGGGGTAACTTTACTTCGACAGGAGAAATTTCTGCCAAAAATGTAGGAATTTGGAATATTGACAAAGAATGCATCACTTCAAGTATAACTCCAGAATATGAAATAAATGGAAATCTTGCAAATGGTGAAAACCAAATAAATATTGCCGAAAACAGTTCTTTTTCCCTAGGCATAGTTCAGGATTTATACTTTCAGATAACACTACCTGATAATTCTACGGTTAATGGAACTTATAGCATCTCTTCCACCAGTTCTAACAACAGTGGCACATATACGATTACCTCAACAGAAGGATGCATAGAAACTTTTATTCTGAATGTGAAATTAAACCCAAATGTAGACGAAGACAATGATGGGATTATTAACTCAAATGACATATGCAGTAACACTCCCTCTGGCGAAGCTGTTGATGCCGATGGTTGTTCAGAGTCTCAACTTGATACAGATGGTGACGGAGTAAATAACAGTAATGACAATTGTCCTAATACGCCTGTTGGAGCAATTGTGAGTTCTGATGGATGTGAAATAACCTCATTACCAGTAAATCAATTTTCAATAACGTCTAATGGAAATTCTTGTGTGACTACCACTAATGGAAGAATTAATGTGGTTTCCAAAAGCACTGGGCTTTATACGGCTCATTTAATAACAATAGATGAAAGTGATAGCTTCCAATTCACTGATTCCTTAGAAATTGAAGGATTAGTTGCAGGCGAATATACCCTTTGTATTACCGCCCAAGATTATTCGGATTACGAAAATTGTTCTAAGATTGTTATTACGGCACCACAGGCATTAGAAGTAGATTCCGTATTGGATAACGAACTTGAACTGAACAGCGTAACACTTAAAATGTCAGGTGGTTCTAAATATTCCATTTCCCTTAACGGTCGCATGACTGAAACCGAAGCGGATGAGATCACCCTAATTTTGGATGAAGACGTGAACACAATTAAAGTAAGTACTGGATTAACCTGCCAAGGGATTTATGAAGAGACTATAGTTCTGAAAAATACCGTAATACTGTATCCAAATCCAGCTACGGACTTTGTAGCTATAGACCTCAGTCATATTAACTTGGAGACCGTGCGCATTAGCCTCTATTCCGAATCTGGCGTACAATTGTCATCCGATCAGTTCGTTACCACGGAAGGTACGGCAACTTTGAACACGTCTAGCCTAGCCAAGGGAATCTATTTTATCAGGGTAAAAAATGAGGAAATGGATAAAGCACTTAAACTTATTAAATTATGA